Proteins encoded within one genomic window of Dyadobacter chenhuakuii:
- a CDS encoding PQQ-dependent sugar dehydrogenase, with the protein MSKKLSKITGAFLALAGATGLFAYTNVPANPPTSGNKKFPIEAAKLKLPAGFSAKILATDLGATRHMVIGKNGDMYVKLSKLKDGKGIYHIKDTNGDGEIESKTLFGDYQGTGIAIKNGYLYSSSNKGVFRYKLNDKEEVVDFEKPEKIIEGLTDHGRDNAKPITLDNAGNIYVTVGSYSDNCREAGSGKGMSPCTILDSAGGVWKFKADKAGQTFSDGVRFATGVKNAVGIDWDQKTNALYATVHGRGKFDDFYPQYYTPKQSAELPAETLYRLKEGDDAGWPYIYYDHFQNKKILAPEYGGDGKKTAGEKAINPLVAFPAHLGPNAIMFYTGNQFPARYKNGAFIAFHSQSAELKKGYLVAFVPFVNGKPGKWEIFADNFAGTDLAKPTGPIQHRPCGLAQGPDGALYVTDDLNGTIFKIDYKKK; encoded by the coding sequence ATGAGCAAAAAATTATCAAAAATCACAGGGGCATTTCTGGCATTAGCAGGCGCCACCGGCTTGTTTGCTTACACAAATGTTCCGGCTAATCCTCCTACATCCGGTAACAAAAAATTCCCGATTGAAGCAGCTAAGCTTAAACTGCCCGCCGGCTTTTCAGCAAAAATCCTGGCAACAGACCTCGGCGCTACCCGGCACATGGTGATCGGGAAAAATGGTGATATGTATGTGAAGCTTTCCAAGCTGAAAGACGGAAAAGGGATTTACCACATCAAAGATACAAACGGCGATGGTGAAATTGAGAGCAAAACGCTTTTCGGGGATTACCAGGGAACGGGCATTGCAATCAAAAACGGTTATTTATACAGCTCTTCCAACAAAGGCGTTTTTCGTTATAAACTGAATGATAAGGAAGAAGTCGTCGATTTTGAAAAACCGGAAAAGATCATTGAGGGACTGACCGATCATGGCCGCGACAATGCCAAGCCGATCACGCTGGATAATGCGGGTAACATTTATGTTACAGTGGGTTCATACAGTGACAATTGCCGTGAAGCCGGGTCGGGCAAGGGAATGTCGCCCTGCACGATCCTGGATTCTGCGGGCGGAGTCTGGAAATTCAAGGCGGATAAAGCCGGACAGACTTTTTCGGACGGCGTACGTTTCGCGACGGGTGTGAAGAATGCAGTTGGAATTGACTGGGATCAAAAAACAAATGCATTGTACGCAACCGTGCACGGGCGTGGAAAGTTTGACGATTTTTACCCTCAATACTACACTCCAAAACAAAGTGCTGAACTTCCTGCTGAAACGCTTTACAGATTAAAAGAAGGCGACGATGCGGGCTGGCCCTACATTTACTACGACCATTTCCAGAACAAAAAGATCCTTGCACCGGAGTACGGCGGTGATGGCAAGAAAACGGCGGGTGAAAAAGCGATCAATCCTCTGGTTGCATTTCCGGCGCATCTCGGTCCTAATGCGATCATGTTTTACACTGGTAACCAGTTTCCGGCGAGATATAAAAATGGCGCATTCATTGCATTTCACAGCCAGTCTGCTGAACTGAAAAAAGGCTATCTGGTTGCATTTGTGCCATTTGTGAATGGTAAGCCTGGCAAATGGGAAATTTTTGCGGATAATTTTGCCGGAACGGACCTGGCTAAACCAACCGGCCCGATCCAGCATCGCCCATGCGGTCTCGCACAAGGACCGGACGGCGCACTTTACGTGACCGACGACCTGAACGGCACTATTTTTAAAATTGATTACAAGAAAAAATAA
- a CDS encoding DUF1501 domain-containing protein: MEKEILEHGFNFNRRRFLSSMSLGIGGVALGSLLMPDLLKGGGFEEDGLAPGIPHFAPKAKRVIYMFQNGAPSQQELFDYKPKLREMLGKEIPPSVRGTQRLTGMTANQASFPLVGSFVDFKQYGDSRAWVSDLMPYTAKIVNDLCFVKSMYTEAINHDPALTFLQTGSQQGNRPSMGSWLSYGLGNENKNLPNFTVLLSRGVGNGQGVYSKLWSNGFLDSVHQGVQFSKGEDPVLYLRDPEGMDRHDRRDMLDNLSQLNELSYQEFGDPEITAKIKQYEMAYRMQTAVPEVMDLSKESDDIIKLYGPECLVPGTYAANCLLARKLSENGVRFVQLYHQGWDQHGNLPFEITKQAMDVDQASAALVTDLKQRGLLDETLVIWGGEFGRTSYTQGKLTADNYGRDHHPRCFTIWMAGGGIKPGMVYGETDELGYNIAKDPVHVHDFQATILHQLGLNHEKLIFKHLGRRYRLTDVSGKVVKDIIS, translated from the coding sequence ATGGAAAAGGAAATATTAGAGCACGGGTTCAACTTCAACAGGAGACGTTTTTTGTCTTCCATGAGCCTCGGAATTGGCGGTGTGGCATTAGGCTCTTTGCTTATGCCCGATCTGTTGAAAGGCGGAGGATTTGAGGAAGACGGTTTAGCGCCCGGCATTCCGCATTTTGCACCGAAAGCCAAAAGGGTTATTTATATGTTCCAGAACGGCGCTCCTTCGCAGCAGGAACTGTTTGATTATAAGCCGAAATTGCGCGAAATGCTCGGAAAGGAAATTCCGCCATCGGTTCGCGGGACGCAGCGGTTGACCGGCATGACAGCTAACCAGGCGTCGTTTCCGCTGGTCGGATCATTTGTAGATTTTAAACAATATGGCGATTCGCGTGCCTGGGTGAGTGATCTGATGCCTTATACGGCCAAGATTGTGAATGATCTCTGTTTTGTGAAATCCATGTACACGGAGGCGATTAACCATGACCCTGCTTTAACTTTCCTGCAAACGGGCTCGCAGCAGGGAAACCGGCCAAGTATGGGTTCCTGGTTGAGCTACGGGCTTGGTAATGAGAACAAAAACCTGCCCAACTTCACGGTTCTGCTCTCACGTGGCGTTGGGAACGGACAAGGGGTTTATTCCAAATTATGGTCCAATGGCTTCCTGGATTCGGTGCATCAGGGCGTGCAGTTCAGTAAGGGCGAGGACCCGGTTCTGTATCTCCGCGACCCGGAAGGAATGGACCGTCACGATCGCCGGGATATGCTCGACAATCTTTCGCAACTGAACGAGCTTTCATACCAGGAATTTGGCGATCCCGAAATTACAGCCAAAATCAAGCAGTATGAAATGGCTTACCGCATGCAGACTGCCGTGCCGGAGGTGATGGATTTGTCCAAGGAATCGGACGACATTATCAAATTATACGGACCCGAATGTCTGGTCCCCGGCACTTATGCGGCGAACTGTCTGCTGGCGAGGAAACTATCCGAAAATGGCGTACGCTTTGTGCAGCTTTATCACCAGGGCTGGGACCAGCATGGTAATCTGCCTTTTGAGATTACCAAACAGGCCATGGATGTAGATCAGGCATCCGCAGCATTGGTTACTGACCTGAAACAGCGCGGGTTACTGGATGAAACGCTTGTGATCTGGGGCGGCGAATTTGGGCGGACCAGTTACACGCAGGGAAAGCTAACGGCTGATAATTACGGCCGGGACCACCATCCCAGATGCTTTACGATATGGATGGCTGGCGGTGGCATCAAACCAGGAATGGTGTACGGCGAAACGGATGAGCTGGGCTACAACATTGCCAAAGATCCCGTGCATGTGCATGATTTCCAGGCAACTATCCTGCATCAGCTGGGCCTGAACCACGAAAAACTGATCTTCAAACATTTGGGAAGAAGATACCGCCTCACGGATGTTTCCGGCAAAGTGGTGAAAGACATTATCAGCTAA
- a CDS encoding AGE family epimerase/isomerase — protein sequence MAEFTPEAFKKELISILTYWEKHGPDPENGGFYGRVNYENQPVKDADRSVVLTGRILWTYSLAHRLFKEAKYLTLADRAYQQLVKHFFDPEHGGVYWSVKADGTPLETKKQIYGNAFAMYGLSEYFRVTHFQPALDKAKELFNVIEKHAFDPVNGGYREAFARDWSGTDDYILSKSPWIKSMNTHLHLVEAYANLYSVWPDPKLKKQTANMLESIITRIVNPKTNSMELFFDEKWKSKDHIVSYGHDIEASWLLFETAEILHDERLIGKLKKVAIAMADSASKGLAADGALNYEFDPETKHLQTDRSWWVLAEQMVGFYNAYQLTKEEQYKVKAERSWDYIVGKLVDHEKGEWHGTVKADGTPVKGDKINFWKCPYHNARACAEMLRRVSKS from the coding sequence ATGGCCGAATTTACTCCCGAAGCTTTCAAGAAAGAATTGATCAGCATCCTTACTTATTGGGAAAAACACGGCCCTGACCCAGAAAACGGCGGATTTTATGGTCGGGTGAATTATGAAAATCAGCCTGTTAAAGATGCTGATCGCTCGGTTGTATTGACAGGACGTATTTTATGGACTTATTCACTCGCACACCGGCTGTTCAAAGAAGCCAAATATCTGACATTGGCCGACCGCGCTTACCAGCAACTGGTAAAGCATTTTTTTGATCCTGAGCATGGTGGCGTTTATTGGTCTGTGAAAGCGGACGGAACGCCTTTGGAAACCAAAAAACAGATCTACGGCAATGCATTTGCCATGTACGGACTCAGCGAATATTTCCGCGTTACACATTTTCAGCCTGCATTGGATAAGGCCAAAGAACTGTTTAATGTCATCGAAAAACACGCATTTGACCCGGTTAATGGCGGCTACCGCGAAGCATTTGCCCGCGACTGGTCCGGCACAGACGATTACATTCTGAGCAAAAGTCCCTGGATCAAAAGTATGAACACGCATTTGCACCTGGTGGAGGCATATGCCAATTTATACAGCGTATGGCCGGATCCGAAATTGAAAAAACAAACTGCTAACATGCTGGAATCGATCATTACCAGGATCGTGAACCCGAAAACGAACAGTATGGAGCTGTTTTTTGACGAAAAATGGAAATCGAAAGACCACATTGTTTCCTATGGGCACGACATTGAAGCTTCCTGGCTTTTATTTGAAACTGCGGAAATCCTGCACGATGAGCGCCTGATTGGCAAACTCAAAAAAGTGGCGATCGCGATGGCCGATTCCGCGAGTAAGGGACTGGCAGCGGACGGCGCGCTGAATTACGAATTTGATCCTGAAACAAAACATTTACAAACCGACCGTTCCTGGTGGGTTTTGGCGGAACAAATGGTTGGATTTTACAATGCTTACCAGCTGACCAAAGAGGAACAATATAAAGTTAAGGCTGAACGCAGCTGGGATTACATCGTAGGGAAGCTCGTAGATCACGAAAAAGGTGAATGGCACGGCACCGTCAAGGCCGACGGCACGCCCGTGAAAGGCGACAAGATCAACTTCTGGAAATGTCCTTATCACAATGCGCGCGCATGTGCGGAAATGTTAAGACGCGTCTCTAAAAGCTAG
- a CDS encoding S9 family peptidase: MRQILRYAAVAVLLFSSISKAQTLGPLTVEKIMRDPKTWIGTSPSDISWSEDSKTIYFNWNPDKNAADSLYGFDLTSKKISKIAPAIRKTLPGKSDVFNKQKTQRLYEKNGDIYLISTTDYKIRQLTNTVERESNPAFSGDDQRVVFIRGMNLFSIAPDNGLLSQLTDFKSGTKKADSKPEGHKKFLKDDQLAMFEVLKERKEKKDAGKKITDAEKAAYPKEIYLGEKNVSSQQISPDGQFITYRLTQPNKSAKSTIVPNYVTESGFTEDIDARTKVGAPASQSEFWVYNIKKDTTLKVAVKNIPGIGDKPDYLKDYPKLDSAWKKDKERDVIINGPFWSDNSKNAVVVVRSLDGKDRWIMALDPETATLKLLDRQRDEAWIGGPGIGGYPMSSGEIGFIDDNNIYFQSEETGYSHLYSLDVVSGKKTALTNGTFEVQNVVLSKNKKSFYLITNEVHPGEQHFYKMSATGGPRTRITQQTGAHEVTLSPDETKLAVRSSQSNVPWELFVMDNPDAHTKSINSEQVTRSTSPEFLSYPWRKAKVVTIKATDGQDIYARVYEPKKSNGKAVIFVHGAGYLQNAHKWWSQYFREYMFNNMLVDKGYTVLDLDYRASSGYGRDWRTGIYRFMGGKDLTDNTDGAKWLVKNYGINPKKIGIYGGSYGGFITLMGLFTTPDIFAAGAALRPVTDWAAYNHPYTANILNEPQSDSLAYRKSSPIYHAAGLKNHLLMCHGMVDVNVHYQDVVRLSQRLIELGKNNWELASYPMEDHAFVEASSWTDEYKRILKLFEEKL; encoded by the coding sequence ATGCGTCAAATTTTACGTTACGCCGCCGTTGCCGTACTTCTGTTTTCCAGTATATCAAAAGCCCAAACCCTCGGGCCGCTTACGGTTGAGAAGATTATGCGGGATCCTAAGACGTGGATTGGAACTTCGCCGAGTGACATTAGCTGGTCTGAGGATAGCAAGACGATTTATTTCAATTGGAATCCGGATAAGAATGCGGCTGACTCGCTGTATGGATTTGATCTGACCTCCAAGAAAATCAGCAAGATAGCCCCAGCCATTCGCAAAACATTGCCCGGTAAAAGTGATGTTTTTAACAAGCAAAAAACGCAGCGGCTCTACGAAAAGAATGGGGACATTTATCTGATCTCAACTACTGATTACAAAATCAGACAGCTAACCAACACTGTCGAGCGGGAAAGTAATCCAGCTTTCAGTGGCGATGACCAGCGCGTGGTTTTTATACGTGGAATGAACCTGTTCAGCATTGCACCCGACAACGGGCTTCTGAGCCAACTTACTGATTTTAAGAGCGGCACAAAGAAAGCCGATAGCAAACCAGAAGGCCACAAAAAATTTTTGAAAGACGATCAGCTCGCAATGTTCGAGGTTTTGAAGGAAAGAAAAGAGAAGAAAGATGCGGGCAAAAAAATAACCGATGCCGAAAAGGCAGCTTATCCGAAAGAAATTTACCTGGGCGAAAAGAACGTTTCCAGCCAGCAAATTAGTCCGGACGGGCAGTTCATTACTTACCGGTTGACGCAACCGAACAAATCCGCAAAGTCGACCATTGTCCCCAATTACGTCACTGAATCCGGTTTTACAGAAGATATCGATGCCAGGACCAAAGTCGGGGCGCCAGCTTCGCAATCCGAATTCTGGGTTTATAATATTAAAAAAGATACAACATTAAAAGTTGCAGTAAAGAACATTCCGGGCATCGGTGACAAGCCTGATTATCTGAAAGATTATCCCAAACTGGATTCCGCCTGGAAAAAAGATAAAGAGCGGGACGTGATCATTAACGGGCCTTTCTGGTCGGATAACAGCAAAAATGCAGTGGTGGTTGTCCGCTCGCTGGACGGCAAGGACCGCTGGATCATGGCGCTTGATCCCGAGACTGCAACATTGAAATTGCTGGATCGCCAGCGGGATGAGGCCTGGATCGGCGGGCCGGGCATTGGCGGTTATCCGATGAGTTCGGGAGAAATTGGCTTTATTGATGATAACAACATTTATTTCCAGAGTGAGGAAACGGGTTACTCGCATCTTTACAGTCTGGATGTTGTCAGCGGCAAGAAAACGGCGCTTACCAATGGGACATTTGAAGTACAAAATGTCGTTTTATCAAAAAACAAAAAATCGTTTTACCTTATAACCAACGAAGTACATCCGGGAGAGCAGCACTTTTATAAAATGTCTGCAACGGGCGGACCGCGCACCCGCATTACGCAGCAGACCGGCGCGCACGAAGTAACGTTATCGCCGGACGAGACCAAACTCGCTGTTCGCTCTTCGCAAAGCAATGTTCCCTGGGAGCTGTTTGTAATGGATAATCCAGACGCACATACGAAAAGCATTAACTCAGAGCAGGTTACCAGATCCACATCTCCCGAATTTTTGTCTTACCCATGGCGAAAAGCAAAAGTGGTCACTATTAAGGCAACTGACGGACAGGACATTTATGCAAGGGTTTACGAACCTAAAAAATCAAATGGCAAAGCGGTCATTTTTGTACATGGAGCCGGTTATTTGCAAAACGCGCACAAATGGTGGAGCCAGTATTTCAGGGAATATATGTTCAATAACATGCTGGTGGATAAGGGTTATACCGTGCTTGACCTCGATTACCGGGCAAGCTCGGGCTACGGTCGCGACTGGCGCACTGGCATTTACCGCTTTATGGGAGGTAAAGATCTCACAGACAACACGGATGGTGCTAAATGGCTGGTTAAAAATTATGGTATCAATCCAAAGAAAATAGGAATCTATGGCGGTTCCTACGGCGGTTTTATAACATTAATGGGCCTTTTTACAACGCCCGATATTTTCGCTGCCGGTGCAGCACTGCGCCCGGTTACGGACTGGGCTGCATACAATCATCCCTACACAGCCAACATTCTCAACGAACCACAATCCGACAGCCTCGCTTACCGAAAAAGCTCACCGATATACCACGCAGCCGGTCTTAAAAACCACTTGCTCATGTGCCACGGAATGGTGGATGTAAATGTTCATTATCAGGATGTTGTCAGACTTTCGCAACGGCTTATCGAACTGGGTAAAAACAATTGGGAACTAGCCTCCTACCCCATGGAAGACCACGCTTTTGTGGAAGCGTCGTCCTGGACGGATGAATATAAGCGGATCTTAAAGCTTTTTGAGGAGAAACTATAA
- a CDS encoding SDR family NAD(P)-dependent oxidoreductase has product MIAENFNLKGKTALVTGSSQGIGEGIALALAEYGANVILHCRSDEDEAEKVAERIRELGVKCSVVQSDLAKANVASEIFDHAKQNGQHVDILVLNASVQIPKNWEEIRFEDFDTQINANFRSTLLLIQQFAPLMIQNGWGRIVTLGSVQQTRPHPSMLVYAATKSAVLNMVQNLAMQFADKGVTVNNLAPGVIGTPRLEQDVPEVEERINKRLETPSGQIGDPKDCAAMAVLLCSEAGRFITGQNINVDGGLSL; this is encoded by the coding sequence ATGATCGCTGAAAACTTCAATTTAAAAGGAAAAACTGCGCTGGTAACCGGTTCGAGCCAGGGAATCGGCGAAGGCATTGCACTGGCCCTGGCCGAATATGGCGCAAATGTCATTCTGCATTGCAGGAGCGACGAAGATGAGGCCGAAAAAGTGGCAGAAAGAATCAGGGAATTGGGGGTCAAATGTTCCGTTGTCCAGTCGGACCTTGCGAAGGCCAATGTTGCTTCTGAAATTTTTGATCATGCTAAACAAAACGGACAGCATGTGGACATTCTCGTACTGAATGCTTCTGTCCAGATTCCGAAGAACTGGGAAGAAATTCGTTTCGAGGACTTTGACACACAGATTAATGCCAACTTCCGGTCTACGCTCTTGCTTATCCAGCAATTCGCTCCGCTGATGATCCAGAATGGCTGGGGACGCATTGTGACATTAGGCAGCGTACAGCAAACCAGGCCGCATCCTTCCATGCTCGTTTATGCTGCTACAAAATCGGCTGTTCTTAATATGGTGCAAAATCTGGCCATGCAGTTCGCAGACAAAGGCGTGACCGTTAATAATCTGGCTCCCGGCGTCATCGGAACGCCACGACTCGAACAGGATGTTCCGGAGGTGGAAGAAAGGATTAACAAGCGCTTGGAAACGCCTTCGGGCCAGATTGGTGACCCGAAGGATTGTGCTGCCATGGCCGTTTTATTGTGTTCCGAAGCCGGGCGCTTCATCACGGGCCAGAATATTAATGTTGATGGCGGATTAAGCCTCTGA
- a CDS encoding c-type cytochrome domain-containing protein, with amino-acid sequence MHLRFRVFAEQLLVASNIVILFLLIFEDKLVIPAWLQTVGRMHPLILHFPIVILLIAMLLEFFRFRPEYATNLFYKNFLQNMLLVGSLFAAVTVVMGLFLSQEEGYSGDILDYHKWTGAGIFFFASLIYFVRNTTWYKAPIARAGAFLTVAVLVMTGHYGAALTHGSNFIWEPIDSQKTIAAVPLEQAVVFTHVIQPILEQKCTSCHNPDKLKGQLNMTDAASLLKGGKSGKLFVAGNPEMSLLMKRVHLPLDDKKHMPPTGKAQLTLQEISLLTLWVKKNADFKKKLTELPANDSLRIFSTAYLKPVEQETDYQFDAADEETIAKLNTDYRTILPLARESPALAVNIYNSATYDVKQLDELSEIKQQVISLNLNKMPVKDADLKSITQFENLRRLDLNFTDVTADGLKTLSSLKQLENLTLSGTKVDFNDLKALLPNLKPLKTVAVWDTKLTAADVQNLQKANKNIDIIGGFKDDGKSPLKLNPPQVKNSSTIFAKSLDLELRHTIKNVDIRYTTDGSEPDSVKSPLFDKMLVTKSGTIKAKAYKDGWYGSDLAVFEFFKSAYNPDSVNLLAPLNRVHQAEGAKTFFDHKLGAIGANNPAWANNWAGVKDNDMAFISEFKKPILLSSLGVHYMVEEDTGIFPPESIEIWGGDNAQNLKLLTRFKAKMPKKGDRPSLQTVEGTFKPQSVSYLKIIAKPLNKIPDWHRSKGNKALLLVDEMFLN; translated from the coding sequence ATGCATTTAAGATTCAGGGTTTTTGCAGAACAGTTATTAGTTGCCTCTAATATTGTCATCCTATTTTTACTGATCTTCGAAGACAAACTGGTCATCCCGGCGTGGTTGCAAACGGTCGGGCGCATGCATCCGCTGATCCTGCATTTCCCGATTGTGATCTTGCTCATTGCCATGTTACTGGAATTTTTCAGGTTCCGGCCTGAGTATGCGACCAATCTTTTTTACAAAAATTTCCTGCAAAATATGCTGCTGGTAGGCTCGCTTTTCGCTGCTGTTACGGTGGTGATGGGGCTTTTTTTGTCGCAGGAGGAAGGTTACTCCGGCGATATTCTTGATTACCACAAATGGACCGGCGCGGGCATTTTCTTTTTCGCATCACTCATTTATTTTGTACGGAACACAACCTGGTATAAGGCTCCTATTGCCAGGGCGGGCGCTTTTCTGACGGTCGCGGTATTGGTGATGACGGGACATTATGGTGCTGCATTAACGCATGGCAGCAACTTTATCTGGGAACCGATCGATAGTCAGAAAACCATCGCGGCGGTTCCTTTGGAGCAGGCCGTTGTATTTACCCACGTGATCCAGCCGATTTTAGAACAAAAATGCACCAGCTGCCATAATCCGGATAAGCTGAAAGGCCAGCTGAATATGACGGATGCTGCATCTTTGCTGAAAGGCGGCAAATCCGGAAAGTTGTTTGTGGCTGGAAATCCCGAGATGAGCTTGCTGATGAAACGCGTGCATTTGCCCCTGGATGATAAAAAACATATGCCTCCGACGGGCAAGGCGCAACTGACATTGCAGGAGATTTCTTTGCTTACACTTTGGGTTAAAAAGAATGCGGATTTTAAGAAAAAACTCACCGAATTGCCTGCAAACGATTCACTTAGGATATTTTCCACTGCCTACTTGAAGCCGGTTGAACAGGAGACAGACTACCAATTTGATGCTGCTGATGAAGAAACTATTGCGAAACTGAATACAGATTACCGCACGATTTTGCCGCTTGCCCGGGAATCCCCCGCACTCGCTGTGAACATTTACAACAGCGCAACATATGATGTGAAGCAACTGGATGAACTAAGCGAGATCAAACAGCAAGTTATATCATTGAATCTCAATAAAATGCCTGTAAAAGATGCGGATTTAAAAAGCATTACGCAATTTGAAAACCTGCGCCGGCTCGACCTGAACTTTACAGATGTTACGGCCGATGGTTTAAAGACATTATCATCATTGAAACAACTGGAAAACCTGACATTGTCCGGTACAAAAGTCGATTTCAATGATCTGAAAGCATTATTGCCGAATCTTAAACCACTGAAAACAGTTGCGGTCTGGGACACGAAGCTGACTGCTGCGGACGTGCAGAACCTACAAAAGGCGAATAAGAACATTGACATCATCGGCGGGTTCAAAGACGATGGCAAAAGTCCTTTGAAACTTAACCCGCCACAGGTAAAAAACAGCTCCACGATTTTTGCAAAATCGCTTGATTTAGAGCTCAGGCACACGATCAAGAATGTAGACATTCGTTACACGACCGATGGTTCGGAGCCGGACAGCGTCAAGTCGCCGTTGTTTGATAAAATGCTGGTTACCAAAAGCGGGACTATTAAAGCCAAAGCATATAAAGATGGCTGGTATGGAAGCGATCTGGCTGTTTTTGAGTTTTTCAAAAGTGCCTATAACCCAGACAGCGTCAACTTGTTAGCGCCGCTAAACCGCGTTCACCAGGCAGAGGGAGCGAAGACGTTTTTCGATCATAAACTGGGCGCTATCGGAGCAAACAATCCCGCCTGGGCCAACAACTGGGCCGGTGTGAAGGACAATGACATGGCATTTATTTCAGAATTCAAAAAACCGATCCTGTTATCGTCCCTCGGTGTGCATTATATGGTAGAAGAGGATACTGGCATTTTCCCTCCCGAATCGATTGAAATATGGGGTGGTGATAATGCACAAAATCTGAAATTGCTGACGAGGTTCAAGGCGAAAATGCCGAAAAAAGGCGATAGACCCAGTTTGCAAACCGTGGAAGGAACATTCAAGCCACAGAGTGTTTCTTACCTGAAAATCATCGCGAAACCATTAAACAAAATTCCGGACTGGCACAGAAGCAAAGGCAATAAAGCACTGCTGCTGGTGGATGAAATGTTCCTTAATTAG
- a CDS encoding 3-keto-disaccharide hydrolase, producing the protein MKQIFSRIKMAVTVQGILAFAFVAVSHAQVGVGTKAPKGAEVFMDGSRKMLDEKWIYWEGPRFSAKPPIKWTVVNDPVDKGTVINCNDPASAGGKYGSADIVTKKQFKDFRAHVEFLITKEGGNSGVYLQNRYEIQVLDGDTTSHGMAAVINESRSPYAAYNGIGKWNSYDILFRAARFKEGKLVEKPMVTLYFNGKKVHTNQQISQVWGGPNSGIDGGNDGGKGITDTPGGLKLQSEGHDVYYRNIWIKEESLDKPNTDF; encoded by the coding sequence ATGAAGCAGATTTTTTCCAGAATAAAAATGGCTGTTACGGTCCAGGGCATACTTGCCTTTGCATTTGTGGCGGTGTCTCATGCACAGGTGGGCGTTGGGACGAAGGCGCCGAAAGGTGCGGAGGTTTTCATGGACGGCAGCCGCAAAATGCTGGATGAGAAGTGGATTTACTGGGAAGGTCCGCGCTTTTCGGCCAAGCCTCCTATCAAATGGACCGTAGTAAACGATCCGGTGGACAAAGGAACGGTTATCAACTGCAACGATCCAGCATCTGCTGGCGGAAAGTACGGCTCCGCGGACATTGTTACCAAAAAGCAGTTTAAGGATTTCCGCGCTCACGTCGAATTCCTTATTACCAAAGAAGGCGGCAATAGCGGCGTTTATTTACAAAACCGTTACGAAATCCAGGTTTTGGACGGGGATACCACTTCTCACGGAATGGCTGCGGTGATCAACGAGTCCAGGTCACCTTATGCCGCTTATAATGGCATAGGCAAGTGGAATTCCTATGACATTCTGTTCCGGGCGGCTCGTTTTAAGGAAGGCAAGCTGGTTGAAAAGCCTATGGTAACATTGTATTTCAATGGTAAAAAGGTTCATACCAATCAGCAGATCAGCCAGGTTTGGGGTGGTCCTAATTCCGGAATCGATGGTGGAAATGATGGAGGAAAAGGCATTACAGACACACCGGGTGGGTTGAAACTGCAATCCGAAGGCCATGATGTTTACTACCGGAATATCTGGATAAAAGAGGAATCCCTGGATAAACCAAATACTGATTTTTAA